A DNA window from Micromonospora sp. NBC_01739 contains the following coding sequences:
- a CDS encoding FxsB family cyclophane-forming radical SAM/SPASM peptide maturase: MPGSDEDHRPAADSAVRRAPPIALRQFVLKLHSRCDLACDHCYVYTMADQRWRDLPRTMSPRVLEATARRIGDHARAHRLDRVSVVLHGGEPLLVGPARIEHAVSAIRQAMAPVPVRITVQTNGLRLTESYLRLLDRLDVRISLSLDGDRDAHDRHRRGPDGRGSHDRVATAIHRLTTGHPHLFNGLLCTIDLRNDPVDTYRSLLTHRPPTVDFLLPHGTWHTPPPARVPQPGSTPYADWLIAVFAQWYHQPGPPVRIRLFDEIIQVLLGGTSRLTGVGTSAVTVAVVQTDGAIEMDDTLAAAYDGAAHTGLHVLRDPFDALLDLPAVRQQQAGLAALSATCRACDLGRVCGGGLRTHRWAADTGFDNPSVYCPDLYALISHIGRTVRRDLARLSGAAR; the protein is encoded by the coding sequence ATGCCCGGATCCGATGAGGACCATCGGCCGGCCGCTGATTCAGCCGTCCGCCGCGCCCCGCCGATCGCCCTGCGCCAGTTCGTGCTCAAGCTGCACAGTCGCTGCGACCTGGCCTGCGACCACTGCTACGTCTACACGATGGCCGACCAGCGCTGGCGGGACCTGCCCCGGACGATGTCGCCCCGGGTGCTCGAGGCCACCGCCCGGCGCATCGGCGACCATGCCCGCGCACATCGACTGGACCGGGTCTCCGTCGTCCTGCACGGCGGGGAACCCCTGTTGGTCGGACCGGCCCGGATCGAGCACGCCGTGTCGGCCATCCGACAGGCGATGGCCCCGGTACCGGTGCGGATCACCGTGCAGACCAACGGCCTCCGGCTGACCGAGAGCTACCTGCGGCTGCTCGACCGGCTCGACGTCCGGATCAGCCTGAGCCTCGACGGTGACCGGGACGCCCACGACCGGCATCGACGCGGACCGGACGGGCGCGGCAGCCACGATCGGGTCGCCACGGCGATACACCGGCTGACCACGGGCCACCCGCACCTGTTCAACGGTCTGCTGTGCACGATCGACCTGCGCAACGACCCGGTCGACACGTACCGCAGCCTGCTGACCCACCGGCCCCCGACGGTGGACTTCCTGCTGCCGCACGGCACCTGGCACACTCCCCCGCCCGCGCGGGTGCCCCAGCCCGGATCCACCCCGTACGCGGACTGGCTGATCGCGGTCTTCGCGCAGTGGTACCACCAACCCGGACCACCGGTACGGATCCGCCTCTTCGACGAGATCATCCAGGTGCTGCTCGGCGGCACCTCCCGACTGACCGGGGTGGGCACCAGCGCGGTGACGGTGGCCGTGGTGCAGACCGACGGGGCGATCGAGATGGACGACACCCTGGCCGCCGCGTACGACGGCGCCGCCCACACCGGACTGCATGTGCTGCGGGACCCCTTCGACGCCCTGCTGGACCTGCCGGCGGTCCGGCAACAGCAGGCCGGGCTGGCGGCCCTGAGCGCCACCTGTCGGGCCTGCGACCTGGGTCGGGTGTGCGGGGGCGGGCTGCGTACCCACCGCTGGGCGGCCGACACCGGCTTCGACAATCCGTCCGTCTACTGCCCCGACCTGTACGCCCTGATCAGCCATATCGGGCGCACGGTACGCCGCGACCTGGCCCGGTTGTCCGGGGCGGCCCGGTGA
- the fxsA gene encoding FxSxx-COOH cyclophane-containing RiPP peptide: MIGLDTGEDVLRSDLIDLTEVDLATLEGVPSQVLLAALHRLQRRSAAAGDQYAGWNSAIDGDD; this comes from the coding sequence GTGATCGGGTTGGACACCGGGGAAGACGTGTTGCGCTCCGATCTGATCGATCTGACCGAAGTGGACCTGGCCACCCTGGAAGGCGTACCCAGTCAGGTCCTGCTGGCCGCGCTGCACCGCCTGCAACGCCGCAGTGCCGCCGCCGGTGACCAGTACGCAGGCTGGAACAGTGCGATCGATGGCGACGACTGA
- the fxsT gene encoding FxSxx-COOH system tetratricopeptide repeat protein, whose protein sequence is MATTDQPGGPAAVGGGEPAAHCTIVSFVSPTSGNSGRSSAVANIAWILASNGKRVLAVDWCTKTPRVYDYLRSFRVDAVASAGVYGAELATLTSPHPDAPGHRPSALSGPPAPEQGMLYRYAIPGTSFGFALVGVSMEVDGLPKVDPVRARLLLRQAGYDYVLIDTPVDLTMPGVSYAAMLSDVAVVCIPPRRPALQQAADLADQLQRQATGGIRILAAPTLRDVSQPWYGEARDSARKAFAKLLDESTGAPNSAIEIVEVPEPTYDTYDDVLAVLADTPGEQSSLLSAYEQMASWISGGAVTRVAEVPERIRRRYRRGVLLERAESADEIHVLYEPAERPYADWIAGQLRRANVQVHPHALRGGAAPAYESDATVLALLSPGVVKALGAGLTAGTDIEVFGVLTDGQPPSHLDASRIIDLREVDAARAQPLLLSQLGLIAPTQPTGDLRSVPRYPAETDRRLRSNLPARNDSFVGRSDYLERLRDQLTDAGGPVTLTGGAGVGKSEIAREFAHRFAYDYDVVWWIPAQDRETVQTALGELAQEINVVDSVGAAEAAVAALSAPRGSIARWLLIYDNADDAEVLSGLLPRPGAGHILFTSRDDGSSNLPSPLEVAAFSGDESVTMLRRMLGISAADARTIAAAVDHLPLALRLATAWIRERTRTLELEGVPNLVAVSRSVEELLSGVSRPGVEEPTERIPGSRTSTVARVLDNTLATLRDTEFGALAIRVAEIAAYLSPEGIGLPLLRSTSMLVQLAAAAEADPEEMLLAAGEIDLVLAVGARFALFDIDWGRGAALRMHRAIQVLIRESIPEPERGERHRQVLHGLAGYAPTDPEADDRRYLPIFEELQRHLVPSGALTADDPRVRHWVVKQVRYLFYFGDSDAWQSAVRLAQQACDRWAAGGDFDQLTMRLFVQTANLHRVLGRPQEALRLDEQVLSEQRRRYGLRHFRTLIAGRGRGGDLRGLGRFEDALVEDQATLNGYFEVLGGDHPNTRMAINNLAISFHLTGDAREALRLAHQLFDRWMTLFGPEEPATWRASCLVGTLEREVGEYELSLTTLRGTLERVHELRTASQLDELQVNRSLAVTERRLGLTLAAKKRSIETFRGYRDRFGEDHPLTRSSLLSMAIDYYRAGDPGVAVEHAMRCLRGYERTLETGHPFTAVCSVDLGICHRGTGEYDHAIRDGERGMRTLRARLGDAHPWTLTAATAQAGHLAAHGDLADAVRLQQETHLTSLRFLGRGHPCTGDAAANLAAIIARRDGVDDLGVTALTDTDIDVPRS, encoded by the coding sequence ATGGCGACGACTGACCAGCCGGGCGGCCCGGCCGCCGTGGGCGGGGGAGAACCGGCGGCCCACTGCACCATCGTGTCCTTCGTGTCGCCGACCAGCGGCAACTCCGGGCGCAGCAGCGCGGTGGCCAACATCGCCTGGATCCTGGCCTCCAACGGCAAGCGGGTGCTGGCGGTCGACTGGTGCACCAAGACCCCCCGGGTCTACGACTACCTGCGCTCCTTCCGGGTCGACGCCGTCGCCAGCGCCGGGGTGTACGGCGCGGAGCTGGCCACCCTGACCAGCCCGCATCCGGACGCCCCCGGGCACCGCCCCTCCGCGCTGAGCGGGCCGCCCGCCCCGGAGCAGGGGATGCTCTACCGGTACGCGATCCCCGGCACCAGCTTCGGGTTCGCCCTGGTCGGGGTGAGCATGGAGGTCGACGGCCTGCCCAAGGTCGACCCGGTCCGGGCCCGGTTGCTGCTGCGCCAGGCCGGCTACGACTACGTCCTGATCGACACCCCGGTGGATCTCACCATGCCGGGGGTCAGCTACGCCGCGATGCTCAGCGACGTCGCCGTGGTCTGCATTCCGCCCCGCCGTCCCGCCCTCCAGCAGGCCGCCGACCTGGCCGACCAGCTGCAGCGGCAGGCCACCGGTGGCATCCGGATCCTCGCCGCACCCACCCTGCGGGATGTCAGCCAACCCTGGTACGGCGAGGCCCGCGACTCGGCCCGCAAGGCCTTCGCGAAGCTGCTGGACGAGTCCACCGGGGCACCGAACTCCGCCATCGAGATCGTGGAGGTGCCGGAACCGACCTACGACACCTACGACGACGTGCTGGCCGTGCTGGCCGACACCCCGGGCGAGCAGAGCAGCCTGTTGTCGGCGTACGAGCAGATGGCCTCCTGGATCAGCGGCGGCGCGGTGACCCGGGTGGCCGAGGTGCCCGAGCGGATCCGCCGCCGCTACCGGCGGGGGGTGCTGCTGGAACGCGCGGAGAGCGCGGACGAGATCCATGTGCTGTACGAGCCGGCGGAGCGGCCGTACGCCGACTGGATCGCCGGGCAGTTGCGGCGGGCCAACGTCCAGGTCCACCCGCACGCCCTGCGGGGTGGCGCCGCACCGGCGTACGAGTCGGACGCCACCGTGCTGGCCCTGCTCTCCCCGGGGGTGGTCAAGGCCCTGGGGGCCGGTCTGACGGCCGGCACGGACATCGAGGTGTTCGGGGTGCTGACCGACGGTCAGCCACCGAGCCACCTGGATGCCAGCCGGATCATCGACCTGCGCGAGGTGGACGCCGCCCGGGCCCAACCTCTGCTGCTGAGCCAGTTGGGCCTGATCGCGCCCACCCAGCCCACCGGCGACCTGCGCTCGGTCCCGCGCTACCCGGCCGAGACGGATCGGCGGCTGCGTTCCAACCTGCCGGCCCGCAACGACTCCTTCGTCGGCCGCAGCGACTACCTGGAACGACTGCGCGACCAGCTCACCGACGCCGGTGGGCCGGTGACCCTGACCGGCGGGGCCGGGGTCGGCAAGAGTGAGATCGCCCGCGAGTTCGCCCACCGCTTCGCCTACGACTACGACGTGGTCTGGTGGATACCGGCCCAGGACCGGGAGACCGTGCAGACGGCCCTGGGAGAGCTGGCCCAGGAGATCAACGTGGTGGACAGCGTCGGGGCGGCGGAGGCGGCCGTGGCCGCCCTGTCGGCACCCAGGGGCAGCATCGCCCGCTGGCTGCTGATCTACGACAACGCCGACGACGCCGAGGTGCTGTCCGGGCTGCTGCCCCGCCCCGGTGCCGGTCACATCCTGTTCACCTCCCGCGACGACGGATCGTCGAACCTGCCCTCCCCGCTGGAGGTGGCCGCCTTCAGCGGCGACGAGAGCGTCACCATGCTGCGGCGGATGCTCGGCATCAGCGCCGCGGACGCCCGGACCATCGCCGCCGCGGTCGACCACCTGCCCCTGGCGCTGCGGCTGGCCACGGCCTGGATCCGGGAGCGCACCCGCACCCTGGAACTGGAGGGGGTGCCCAACCTGGTGGCGGTCAGCCGGTCGGTGGAGGAACTGCTGTCCGGGGTCAGCCGCCCGGGTGTGGAGGAGCCGACCGAACGGATCCCGGGCTCGCGTACCTCCACGGTGGCCCGGGTGCTGGACAACACCCTGGCCACCCTGCGGGACACCGAGTTCGGGGCGCTGGCGATCCGGGTGGCCGAGATCGCCGCGTACCTCTCCCCGGAGGGGATCGGTCTGCCGCTGCTGCGTTCGACCTCGATGCTGGTGCAGTTGGCCGCGGCGGCCGAGGCCGACCCGGAGGAGATGCTGCTGGCCGCCGGGGAGATCGACCTGGTGCTGGCGGTGGGGGCCCGCTTCGCCCTGTTCGACATCGACTGGGGACGGGGTGCCGCCCTGCGGATGCACCGGGCCATCCAGGTGCTGATCCGCGAGTCGATACCCGAGCCTGAGCGAGGTGAACGACACCGCCAGGTCCTGCACGGCCTGGCCGGGTACGCGCCGACCGACCCGGAGGCCGACGACCGCCGCTACCTGCCGATCTTCGAGGAGCTGCAACGTCACCTGGTGCCCTCCGGGGCGTTGACCGCCGACGACCCCCGGGTGCGGCACTGGGTGGTCAAGCAGGTCCGCTACCTGTTCTACTTCGGCGACAGCGACGCCTGGCAGTCCGCGGTGCGCCTGGCCCAGCAGGCCTGTGACCGGTGGGCGGCCGGCGGCGACTTCGACCAGCTGACCATGCGCCTGTTCGTGCAGACCGCGAACCTGCACCGGGTGCTGGGCCGGCCCCAGGAGGCGCTGCGCCTGGACGAGCAGGTGCTCAGCGAGCAGCGTCGCCGCTACGGGCTGCGGCACTTCCGGACCCTCATCGCCGGCCGGGGCCGGGGCGGTGACCTGCGAGGGCTGGGCCGGTTCGAGGACGCCCTGGTGGAGGATCAGGCCACCCTCAACGGCTACTTCGAGGTGCTCGGGGGAGACCATCCGAACACCCGGATGGCGATCAACAACCTGGCCATCTCCTTCCATCTGACCGGCGACGCCCGGGAGGCCCTGCGCCTGGCGCACCAACTGTTCGACCGGTGGATGACCCTGTTCGGCCCGGAGGAGCCGGCGACCTGGCGGGCCTCCTGCCTGGTCGGCACCCTGGAGCGGGAGGTCGGCGAGTACGAGCTGTCGCTGACCACCCTGCGCGGCACCCTGGAGCGGGTGCACGAGCTGCGGACCGCCTCCCAACTAGACGAACTCCAGGTCAACCGCAGTCTCGCGGTCACCGAGCGCCGCCTGGGGCTGACCCTGGCCGCCAAGAAGCGCAGCATCGAGACCTTCCGCGGCTACCGGGACCGCTTCGGGGAGGACCACCCCCTGACCCGGTCCAGCCTGCTCAGCATGGCCATCGACTACTACCGGGCCGGGGACCCCGGGGTCGCGGTCGAGCACGCCATGCGCTGCCTGCGTGGCTACGAGCGGACCCTGGAGACCGGGCACCCCTTCACCGCGGTCTGCTCGGTGGACCTGGGCATCTGCCACCGGGGCACCGGCGAGTACGACCACGCGATCCGCGACGGGGAGCGGGGGATGCGTACCCTGCGGGCCCGGCTCGGCGACGCCCACCCCTGGACCCTGACCGCCGCGACGGCCCAGGCCGGTCACCTGGCCGCCCACGGTGACCTGGCCGACGCCGTACGACTTCAGCAGGAGACCCACCTGACCAGTCTGCGGTTCCTGGGCCGCGGACACCCCTGCACCGGCGACGCCGCCGCCAACCTGGCCGCCATCATCGCCCGCCGCGACGGGGTCGACGACCTCGGGGTGACCGCGCTGACCGACACCGACATCGACGTGCCGAGAAGCTGA
- a CDS encoding AAA family ATPase: MDAIEDPPAVDPVNPFSPTAVARVTDGGALAATTVVTVAIRDALAHLDNYLRTGNGGTVAVVGDYGTGKTHLAAELLAHARRGSVGAGQAVYLDAPADTFLSLSRRFLGRLSREAVRALVQGYRAEVTETAAQRPAGSDTRLLAERLRAELAEVTTDPSVGMVLAMLADPATEATAWDWLMGYPPGPALTAAGVTARSDVESGAVETIGVLALLHARRHERFVLVLDELDKILSTAGRPGDETMARFARMLGVFASAGALLVIAGLPELLHLLSPQVRQRIGPIVRMSALTAQDVRDFIRQSQLRAFGQARLSPFTVETTEYLTNLTDGVPRRLIRLCYHLYQRAMQEGTPVTHRMVREAVRVQFDLASRQDVAADVRRVLTQEGWSYQRDHLIGSLRDLPVDFWVPLDEQGAGCCVLLTESVLKVEEVDELNRRVVAIRSAVPDSEVILVVVGHLPAEFSADLTETFSAEPIVHDPQTFAEDLSGSVKASMRRLEQTLGADALTSVRQRVERIQRQQTNAQRSLERLSYQLDEIRGDLRPDARGPVRREPAATNPPGENGLTSALPGRVTRVFVEAVQALDQLVGFERHLRDAFTPSRPEARRSGEAAPLLRAGLRSRDVQRALGTALVLRRLIEAFRDGVEQWYVNHRHAPHPADLQRLDRLCETYDGIAEYLPLFQLDLLDDLALPEGGAPAESTDRSLNWSEARSMFDGLSGQVRRQVIQG, encoded by the coding sequence ATGGACGCAATCGAAGATCCGCCGGCGGTCGACCCGGTCAATCCGTTCTCCCCGACAGCGGTGGCCCGAGTCACCGACGGCGGTGCGCTCGCCGCCACCACCGTGGTCACGGTGGCCATCCGGGACGCCCTCGCCCACCTGGACAACTACCTGCGCACCGGCAACGGCGGCACGGTCGCCGTGGTGGGTGACTACGGCACCGGCAAGACCCATCTGGCGGCCGAACTGCTGGCCCACGCCCGGCGCGGCAGCGTCGGGGCAGGTCAGGCCGTCTACCTGGACGCACCCGCGGACACCTTCCTGTCGCTTAGCCGCCGGTTCCTGGGCCGACTGTCCCGGGAGGCGGTACGCGCCCTGGTGCAGGGCTACCGGGCGGAGGTGACCGAGACGGCGGCGCAGCGGCCGGCCGGGTCGGATACCCGACTGCTGGCCGAGCGGTTGCGTGCCGAGTTGGCCGAGGTCACCACCGACCCCTCCGTCGGCATGGTGCTGGCGATGCTGGCCGACCCGGCCACGGAGGCCACCGCCTGGGACTGGCTGATGGGTTACCCCCCGGGGCCGGCCTTGACCGCTGCCGGGGTCACCGCCCGGTCGGATGTGGAGTCCGGCGCGGTGGAGACGATCGGGGTGCTGGCCCTGCTGCACGCCCGCCGCCACGAACGGTTCGTGCTGGTGCTGGACGAGTTGGACAAGATCCTGTCCACCGCGGGGCGGCCCGGGGACGAGACCATGGCCCGGTTCGCCCGGATGCTCGGGGTCTTCGCCTCGGCCGGTGCCCTGCTGGTGATCGCCGGGCTGCCGGAGCTGCTACACCTGCTCTCCCCGCAGGTGCGCCAACGGATCGGGCCGATCGTGCGGATGTCCGCGCTCACCGCGCAGGACGTCCGGGACTTCATCCGGCAGAGCCAACTGCGGGCCTTCGGTCAGGCGAGACTGTCCCCGTTCACGGTGGAGACCACGGAATACCTGACCAACCTGACCGACGGGGTGCCCCGCCGACTGATCCGGTTGTGCTATCACCTGTATCAGCGGGCCATGCAGGAGGGCACCCCGGTCACCCATCGCATGGTGCGGGAGGCGGTACGGGTCCAGTTCGACCTGGCCAGCCGCCAGGATGTCGCCGCCGACGTGCGGCGGGTGCTCACCCAGGAGGGCTGGTCGTACCAGCGGGACCACCTGATCGGTTCGCTGCGGGACCTTCCGGTGGACTTCTGGGTGCCCCTGGACGAGCAGGGCGCCGGATGCTGCGTCCTGCTGACCGAGTCGGTGCTCAAGGTCGAGGAGGTCGACGAGCTCAACCGTCGGGTGGTGGCCATCCGCTCGGCCGTGCCGGACAGCGAGGTGATCCTGGTCGTCGTCGGGCATCTGCCGGCGGAGTTCTCCGCGGACCTGACGGAGACCTTCAGTGCGGAGCCGATCGTTCACGATCCGCAGACCTTCGCGGAGGATCTGTCCGGCAGCGTCAAGGCCTCCATGCGGCGGCTGGAGCAGACCCTCGGGGCGGACGCCCTGACCTCCGTACGGCAGCGGGTGGAACGCATCCAGCGGCAGCAGACCAACGCCCAGCGGTCACTGGAACGGCTGTCGTACCAACTGGACGAGATCCGGGGGGACCTGCGCCCGGACGCCCGAGGGCCGGTGCGACGCGAGCCGGCCGCCACCAATCCCCCGGGCGAGAACGGGCTGACCAGTGCCCTACCGGGCCGGGTGACTCGGGTCTTCGTCGAGGCCGTGCAGGCGCTGGACCAGCTAGTCGGCTTCGAACGTCACCTACGGGACGCCTTCACCCCCTCCCGGCCGGAGGCTCGCCGGTCCGGCGAGGCGGCGCCGCTGCTGCGCGCGGGCCTGCGGTCGCGGGACGTCCAGCGGGCCCTGGGCACGGCCCTGGTGCTGCGCCGGCTGATCGAGGCGTTCCGCGACGGGGTCGAGCAGTGGTACGTGAACCACCGGCACGCGCCCCACCCGGCCGACCTGCAACGGCTGGACCGGCTCTGCGAGACCTACGACGGGATCGCCGAGTACCTGCCGCTGTTCCAACTGGACCTGCTCGACGACCTGGCCCTGCCGGAGGGAGGGGCCCCGGCCGAGTCGACGGACCGGTCGCTGAACTGGTCGGAGGCCCGGTCGATGTTCGACGGGCTCAGCGGCCAGGTACGCCGACAGGTCATCCAGGGCTGA